Below is a window of Brassica napus cultivar Da-Ae chromosome A5, Da-Ae, whole genome shotgun sequence DNA.
TCTTTCTAAGACGCCTcactatattttcaaaaataatatgatttaatttatattatcccCACGTATTTAACTGCAACGCTCCATTACAACCCCGttttataaaagttattatTCGGAAATTAGGTAAACTCTATCAAAACGGTGAAGCACATGTGGTCCAGTTGTACATGCATACAATACAAATACAACTATATGTCGTTAAgcaacaaaaaaacaacaactatACAAGTAATTTATCATCATACCTTCCCTAGTAAtactatattttctaaattcGGAAATTACTTTCATTCTCCTtcctatatatatttacatttcttatctccattcttttttttttctttttcacaaTCATGTCAAAAAGTAACTCTCGTTTCTAAATGCGACATTCTAACTTTACGCATGTGTATACATGTATGTAAAGACACAAACACATATAACAAGCCCCTCTCAACCTCACTTCTccaacaagttttctacatCCACACAAAAAAGGTTTTCCAAACATAAGCACACATTTACAGACATGGATGATCTTGAGTTATTACAAGATCTGTCCCAATTCAACTTCCCAGCAACCATCAAGATCCCATCTAAAACCTCTAAAGACAACAAAGACGGCGATGGTGATAACGACGAGGGCTTTAGCTGCAGCACACCcacatctcaagaacacaagattcCTTCTGTCCACGATTCTCCACCTCCCCCGCCGAGAAAACCTCGTGCACTGCCTTCAAAACCGTCGCCTACGGCGGCTCTGGTGATAAGATCGTGTAAGAGGAAGCTCTTAGTGTCGGCTCCTGAGATTATCATGAACAAGGAAGAGATTGACCGTTTCTTCTCCTCTGTCTATAGTGACACGTCAACGACGGCTAAACGGCGGAGACGTTATCTTTATTGTGCGCGAAGATGAGCCTTTAGTTCAAGATTTACATTTTCTACAGTTTTActggaaatatataaattaaaaaccttattataagtattttaattttcaaaatggATGGATAATTTTCTGTAGCCGCATATTAATTCCGCATGGAGGGGTCGTTGTTGTAAATTCCGTAATAAATGAAATTTAATTCCAATTGCCAAGTTTTCTAATAATAATTGGGATATTTATGTCATTTCTAAGAGACAAGATCGAGTTATTTATGATCCAGCGTCATGGGTGGAAAAGTTACGTGATTTCACTATATGTGTCGATAAAACTGTTTTATCCACGCAAGTTACTTACTGTGAATCTGTGATATCATGTTAGCTTAATAAGCCTATAGGTGGTACATCGACGTTTAAGTATGAAACCACTGCATTTATGCAACCGACTAAGGGAAATTAAATGCAATGATTCTGCTATAGTTCACATACATTGAAGCCGTAGACgccatttttattttcaaatatatgttttataagcTATTTCAATAATGGTCCCTTTCGAAATTTACAATCAGTTGAACAAGCTACAGTAAAGTTAAGTGCAgaatttcattttcattaatagaaatattttttgtaataatataCAAGTATCAATGATATCAgttaattttgttataaaaaatgcTAATGGCGTTTAAAAGTATTAGGTGCTAATTTGGTAGAAGATGTATCAGTTGCGTGTCCTACGTTGTGAAAGCAACAACAACGCGGAGATAATGAAGCCTTGATCTATGCAACtatcttttcttcttctacaaATGTAAATATCATGCACATGTAGTGATACAAATACCTATTttaaagtagttttttttttgtaaaagtagCAATGTTATAATACTAGCTCAGTAAAAAAACATGCACATGTATATATTTAGTTAGCTCAGTaatattaatatcaaaattGCTGATCTGAATTTCACGCTTGTTTCTGACATTTTGACCGGCCGGTAGAGCGACATACGTACGTAACTTTGGGATCTGTAGTTACTATGCAAATCGTTTTTGTATTGAATAATACTATCGAAAATATTCTAAAGATTTCAAAGTTCGAAGTTGATACTCGTCGTTCAATTCTTTACTATCTTCAAAATAATCACATTGTATTTAGAAAAGATCATTATTGAAATGAATTCAGATAATTTAATTGCTGGACCAGAAATTATGCATATgctaatatgtaaaatttacatACATAAAATACATCGATCGGTTGTTACTAAACCATAATCACTTGAATCTTTTTAGACGACTTTATATCAGTCTAAGTCTGgcattctaataaatatatttagtttGAAAATAAATGGAATTAGGTTTGAATATTTCACTTACGTGTATTTATGATATAAcagaacaagaaaacaaattgaATTGTGATTCCAGAAATTAAATTGTTTGTATGCGTGTTGTGTCTCTTTCGACAattgctttttctttttctttgagaagcaacaatttaaaattatctaactGGCTGACAGAAACAAGAAGATTACTCACCACTTCACCAGACCaacaaaattaaatgaaaattaaatatagagtaattaCATGTCCCTGCGACAAAAATGGAAATAATGGGGTTATTTATTAGACCAATATAATTGAATGAGAATTAAATATAGTGTAATGATATGGTCCTGCGACGAAGGAGGAGCCATGTCTACGCAACCAACAAGTGAACTGTCTTAGAACACAAGCTACTCTTTTT
It encodes the following:
- the LOC106377147 gene encoding cyclin-dependent protein kinase inhibitor SMR1-like; this translates as MYVKTQTHITSPSQPHFSNKFSTSTQKRFSKHKHTFTDMDDLELLQDLSQFNFPATIKIPSKTSKDNKDGDGDNDEGFSCSTPTSQEHKIPSVHDSPPPPPRKPRALPSKPSPTAALVIRSCKRKLLVSAPEIIMNKEEIDRFFSSVYSDTSTTAKRRRRYLYCARR